A window from Plasmodium cynomolgi strain B DNA, chromosome 7, whole genome shotgun sequence encodes these proteins:
- a CDS encoding hypothetical protein (putative) produces MMFNENSTNSQGVVNKRCVPKGDCSSSSGGTPGGLYKWGEEDHSKLMLNTLHMFDHIKNDKQIFSKIIKNVITFLNKLKEENKYYEFLFSYNTFVKKYGPLTDYTSFKKVIEMINSLDIIELCISFNFSNDSIFHALLSSYLELHLNEATNAYNVLLELTSIVIDGYSIWTEQNKGDSDFVDIFISQYELKYISREQINKWFSYVKQHENNYSNVLFCLIDFCLSLINHNVETQSKKLTSNQSGEEIRKKTTQLGKYLPNDVTSGMDSKKERTTKLTTYVEDKPGHIYICTFEDKIVCMKNGDYLGGHPDDATMNEDRSKFVYEIKSRSANLYILKVLVCTILKAMKITHHLNEDSLKKLFSFFNKVLSDIIKCIYQKNHVLFLYLFFTDILKNMHPFGFFL; encoded by the exons ATGATGTTCAATGAAAACAGCACAAATAGCCAAGGGGTTGTGAACAAAAGGTGTGTGCCCAAAGGGGATTGTAGTAGTAGCAGTGGTGGTACCCCCGGGGGATTatacaaatggggagaagaagaccaTAGCAAATTGATGCTAAATACGTTGCATATGTTTGaccatataaaaaatgacaaacaaattttctccaaaattataaaaaatgtaattacttttttgaacaaattaaaagaagaaaacaagTATTatgaattccttttttcctacaacacatttgttaaaaaatatggaccCCTAACAGATTACacatcttttaaaaaagtcaTAGAAATGATTAACAGTCTGGACATTATTGAACTGTGTATCTCTTTCAATTTCAGTAATGACAGTATATTCCATGCTTTGCTGTCTTCCTACCTGGAGTTGCATTTGAATGAAGCAACTAACGCTTACAACGTCTTGCTCGAACTGACGAGTATCGTGATAGATGGTTATTCCATTTGGACAGAACAAAATAAGGGTGATTCAGATTTTGtagacatttttatttcccagTATGAATTGAAATATATCTCaagggaacaaataaataaatggttTAGTTATGTTAAACAACATGAGAATAATTACTCCAATGTGCTTTTCTGTTTGATTGATTTTTGTTTGAGCTTAATTAACCAT AACGTAGAGAcacaaagtaaaaaattgacatCCAATCAGAGTGGTGAAGAAATACGAAAGAAAACTACACAGCTTGGAAAATATCTTCCAAATGATGTAACCTCCGGAATGgatagcaaaaaggagaggacaACGAAATTAACAACTTATGTGGAGGACAAACCTggacatatatacatttgcaCCTTTGAGGACAAAATTGTGTgcatgaaaaatggagactACTTAGGGGGACATCCCGATGATGCTACAATGAATGAGGATAGGAGCAAATTTGTGTACGAAATTAAGTCACGGAGTGCCAATTTGTACATATTAAAAGTTCTTGTGTGCACCATCTTGAAAGCAATGAAAATAACACACCACCTGAATGAAGACTctctcaaaaaattattttccttttttaacaaagtCCTAagtgatattataaaatgcaTTTACCAGAAGAACCACGTCCTCTTTCTTTATCTATTTTTCAcggatattttaaaaaacatgcacccttttggtttctttttataa